The segment ctatctatctgtttatctatcctatctatctatctatctatctatctatctatctatctatctatctatctatctatctatctgtttatctatcctatcctatctatctatctatctatctatctatctatctatctatctatctatctatctatctatctatctatctatctatctatctatatatctatatatatatatatataattaatcaatatagggtggcaaaaaatttcgcagaatttttttgccaccagcggcctagtgggaaaaaatttaaatagtcatagaccatttataaattcaacagcaaaatcaaggaacggccataataggaacggccattaattaattaatgttgttttgcggttgaagccttggctgttatttctagtgggtgaatggcctattatggccgttccttgattttgctatatatatatatatatatagatagatagatagatacatatagatacacaagacatgtttcagttttattatgactttttttttattaaagtatGTTATTTACCAAACTTGGTGAATAGGTCATTTGAGGGTGTATGGTGGGGGATGGGGTGGGGTTTGATGCTCAAGATGACTTTTGGTCGACATGGCTGTGGGAAAACAGAAGAGGAATTTCCTAAGAACGTACGACTTACGTTTGTCATAATCAATCTTCATTTTCATGCTCTTCCTCGAAGGGGAGATGATCATGTAGCTTTCCATGGTGCTCTGGTCCCCTTCTCTCTTAACGAACGAGAACTCGTAATCCTTGTCCATTCTTGTGTTGAAGATCCACCAGACATTCTTCAGCGGACTCCGCATctggaagaaaaacaaagtaaaCGAGAATCAGTAAACGagaggcgcaagagtggctgtgtggtaagtagcttgcttaccaaccacatgattccgggttcagtcccactgcgtggcaccttgggtaagtgtcttctactatagccccaggctgaccaatgccttgtgagtggatttggtagacggaaactgaaagaagcctgtcgtatatatgtatatatatatatatatatatgtatgtgtgtgtgtgtttgtgtgtctgtgtttgtccccctagcattgcttgacaaccgatgctggtgtgtttacgtccccatcacttagcggtttggcaaaagagaccgatagaataagtactgggcttacaaaaataagtcctgggtcgatttgctcgattaaaggcggtgctccagcacggctgcagtcaaatgactgaaacaagtaaaagagtaaaagagggttgccatcctcctcctccccccttcctcctcctcctcctcctttcccccTGCTCCCCTcctcctttctcctcctcctcccttccccctcctcctcctccgcttctgcatcatcgtcatcttcatcatcatcattggcatcatcattatcatcatcaccattgttgtcaccatcatcatcttcagcatcatcatcatctcatcactatcatcatcattgtcatcatactcatcattgtcatcttctttACTCACAAGTGGCCAAATTACTCACCAAGGTTAAAATCACATCTTACCAGGGATCAAATCTTTAATCATTAGGGTTAATCATTAGTCACCGGGGTTAATCATTAATCTCCAGGTGTCAAAATTGTACTCATCAAAAATCAAACATTACTCACCAAGGGTCAAACTATGTCTTACCAGTGATCAAATCATTAACCACTAGGATTAATCATTAATCACTGGGTTTAATCATTACTCACCAAGGGTCAAAACCATCAGGGATTAAACATTATTCACCTATGGTCAAAATTTGTCTTCCTAGAGATCATTCATTAATCACTGTGGTTAATCCTTAATCACTAGTATTAATCATTACTCAGCAGGGGTCAAAACCTTACTTGTCAGGGATCAGAAGTACTCAGAAAGTGTCAAAATCTTTCTTTCTAGGGATGAAATCATTAATCACAAGGGTTAATCATTAATCATATGAGTTACTCATTATTCATCAGAGTCCAAATATTACTCACCAGGGACCAAACATTAAACATCGTAATTCAAATGTCAAAACATCAATAAtcagaaatgaaaacattaatccCTTGCATCAATCATTACTCACCAACAGAGGTGGGAGTTAGTGACAAGCATTCATTACTCACCGTTATATTGAATTCCCGAGCCATAGGGTTGTAGTTGCCATTCAATGCAAACGTTCGCTCATCACCGCGGGCAGAGATGTATGAAAATTCAATCCCCAAGTTGGCTGGACTTAGGGCCCGTAGCTCCAGGTTCACACCATATTTGAGTAGGGGTCGATTGGCTGATACAAACAGCCGATATCCGCCACCATACCTGGTGTTCTCCCTCATAAGTCCAAACGCCATTTCTGCGGATTTCTTCGGATCGTGATCAATGTTGATAATGGATTTCACATAAAACAGCTTATCAGTACGGCCCCAGGTCACGTCGTTGGTCCACTGGATTATCTAGGGACCagacagaaggaaagagaaagaaaaaaataggatatataatttatatataaaagcgaggttgtgtgctgtctgtctcctacgatttagattcctaactactccaccaGATCCTGTATTTTCTACCTTCCTTGGTCTCATTAGTGATGGACACTCAACCAATAGAGATAGCAGCAATCTGTCCCTACtagagatatctttatatataaaagtaaggttgtgtgtctgtctactccgatttagattcctaactactcccacattttgcgatgcagtttaaccaaaaccgggtatcttatagtcgtgattcatatcgagcccttctgggtattagcgcgcgtctatgatgagtctacgattttaaaaataatttaccatcattttcccccatttttaatgcatttttttcgctattatataagggaagtaactctctaaaaatgtattattaaatctcagaacgtaaaaagctacattacccccccccccttgtggttagccatattgagatggctattatactttacatctctaaaaatgcttatatagttatttcccttacaaacccgagcaacgccgggcgatactgctagtaatatatataggtatatatgtatgtatgtgtgtgttgtgggtattgtgtgtgtgtatgtgtgtgtgtgtgtgtgtctgcgtttgccatattctgaacgccttacttccctgggcatggatacattgaaactccgacgtctggtagctgacttggcagacacccataaaattatcaaccatcttacaaacaataactctgagcaccttttcgaacTCCAACCGTCTAACACCCGGACATATTTACAagtcagaaaaagaaaacagcacagctcccatgactttcggaaacattttttcacgctgagagttgctgaagcatggaacagactgccggcatcagttgttagttattggagcactgcatccttcaaaacttccatgcttcctgagattcacaccaacactacacctgattttctcccctccatacacacacaagcatgtatctgactcatacactgttcactccccagacatttgtacattactgcatatgcagacacccataaaattatcaaccatcttacaaacaataactctgagcaccttttcaaactccacccgtctaacacccgtggatatgtttacaaagtcagaaaacagcacagctcccatgactttaggaaacattttttcacgctgagagttgctgaagcatggaacagactgccggcatcagttgttagttattggagcactgcatccttcaaaacttccatgcttcctgagattcaccacactacacctgatttttcccctccatacacacacaagcatgtatctgactcatacactgttcaaacccagacatttgtacattactgcatatgcagacacccataaaattatcaaccatcttacaaacaataactctgagcaccttttcaaactccacccgtctaacacccgtggatatgtttacaaagtcagaaaacagcacagctcccatgactttaggaaacattttttcacgctgagagttgctgaagcatggaacagactgccggcatcagttgttagttattggagcactgcatccttcaaaacttccatgcttcctgagattcaccaacactacacctgattttctcccctccatacacacacaagcatgtatctgactcatacactgttcacttcccagacatttgtacattactgcatatgcagacacccataaaattatcaaccatcttacaaacaataactctgagcaccttttcaaactccacccgtctaacacccgtggatatgtttacaaagtcagaaaacagcacagctcccatgactttaggaaacattttttcacgctgagagttgctgaagcatggaacagactgccggcatcagttgttagttgttagagcactgcatccttcaaaacttccatgcttcctgagattcgccaacactacacctgattttctcccctccatacacacgcaagcatgtatctgactcatacactgttcactttccagacatttgtacattactgcatgtactttatatgcactttctgacaagttgtggtgcacctgagcactgtatacaataatttcattattattattattattattttattattatatatatatatttatttataaaaattttttgcgtaatgagataaaaaaccaaggctgtgtagatattagaacatttatagatagaaggtcttacagctgtttccaggatatttattaattatatcccttcatcggagggatgtgtgtgtatatgtgtgtgtgtatatatatatgtatatatatatatatatatatgtgtgtgtttgtatatgtatatatacatgtgtgtgtatatatgtctaataaattgtatttaagacaaacctctgctgatgatttatagatgtctatgtaagtaaaattacatattacattagtaatgaaacaattgttcagggtcaatctatttatttgttatgtttcactttccttccgttaaatatAATGTTATTTCTACTTGGAAACATCTTTTCTGTCGCTATACtaacggagctatttttagcactagagctatccacatagtggtaactctctaataatttatgtataaatttgtattatctccctagttttttgtgctaagccacttggtgttaaattaatggtattattaaattaatatcaatttttcaccctcatttataaatttatatatatatatacacaaaaataagcaacaagaatgaatccggtaattttgtacaattgtttcatactacaacattttattaaaagctgtaaatattacagcagatttacagcttttaataaaaggtTGTAGTgcaaaacaattgtaccaaattaccggagtcattcttgttgcttattttttattataatcaccccgcatatttttatgggtaacaccataaaaaattctggtgcatctaaattaagtgccatattcatttgaatctaaattgttgctgaacttatatatatatatatatatatatatagcaccgcctcgtctggcttccgtgccgatggcacataaaatacaccaatctgaccgtggccgttgccagcctcgcctggcacctgtgcaggtggcacgtaaaaagcacccactacactcacggagtggttggcgttaggaagggcatccagctgtagaaacactgccagataagactggagcctggtgcagccttctggcttcccagatccccggtcgaaccgtccaacccatgctagcagggagaacggacgttaaacgatgatgatgatgatgatgacacacacacacaaacacatatatacacacacacacaaacacacatatatatattatcctttgTGCTTGAcccttctctttgtgttttcaacaACTAGCCACAAGGCTTTTCTCTCTCCACTTTGGAGAGAGGGTATTAGCCAGAGTGGgatgctagtggtggtggcggtagtggtggaagtggtggtggtgggggttgtgaaagtggtgatggtagtagcggggatagtggtggtagcagtggtggtgatggtggtggtgatggtggtggtgatggtggcagtgttggtgaagataatagtggtgatagtgatggtagtagtgttggtgttagtagcggtggtggttgtgttggtaacAGGACAGATTTGCTTCAAATAAAACCCAAAGAATCACCTCACCTTTTTCGCTGGCATAAGATTGATCGCAACATCCGAACTAAAAGAACCGTCACGCTTCATGGTATGAATAGTCAGCATCAATTTCTTGTTGTCGTCTCGATCCGCATCCCATAGGAAGGCCACCATAAACGGTCGCGTTGTCTTGGTGTCATCGAAGCCTACTACGAATTTCAAGATTCGCTGAGGATAGAAAATTTTGAGGTAAACCTCCCGTCGGATGCCACCGATGGCAAAAGTGATCTTTTTGTCCTTTTCAATGTCCCAGTGGATGTTTGTCAGTATCTGTGCCATTTCTCTGGAAGTTTTCATTTCAACAGAGAAACCAAAACTGCGAGCAGGGTGGTTGATTGTCACTTCAAGCTTCTTCATGTTGTATTTATTGAGGAACTGAATATCAGCGACAAATTTACTGATTTTATCATCTTTGTCCCAGTTGCATTTGATTTTGGCAAGATACTTATCTTTTAGGGATTTCAACTCGATTTCATATTCCATTCTGTGGTAGACAAACGAAGCAGAAAAGCTGGAACTGACTTGTTTGAAGTTGGCGTCGAAAACTTTCCCAGGCATCACTTCCTCAGGGAGTTCCACATGGAGACTCCCAATCCTTTCAGGCATATCTGGATCAAGTCTTACCTTGAAGATGTACTTCTTCGATTTGTTCTCACGGGTCACGACCACGTCTGCCTTGTACATGGGTTGCAAGGCGGTGCTTATATCTATTGTGAACTCTGGGACATTGTTAGCATTTTTCACATTCAAACCAAGCaaactgttgttatcgttaacTTTCTTATGGAAATATTTCACTGTTCTTTTATTGCTCCATGGGGTTTTGACGATGAGTTTCAAATCGGTTGATTCGATGCTCATGTCATTGATCTCCACACTGATGTTGAAGTCGTAAGGAGTGTTTAACTTTATGATGAAAACTTCACGCTTGGCCATTATCTCAAAATTGATCTCCTTCACATCATATTTGAGGTTGACAGAAAACTGGGTAAACAGCTGATCCAGATAGTGCGTGAGTTTCACTTCTCCTGATCCggtgacagacaaaatatcaaaagaacTGACAAGTGACATTTCCAAAAAGTTTCTGAAAGAGACcgatatatctgtctgtataaaATGCTTACTATATGAGGCCCTGAATTTGAAATCCCCCTTTTTATTTTTGCCCATTCCACCACTAAAATTCACTTTGAATTCCTTAAACGGTGGTAAAGAGGCAGTGAATTTCATGTCAAATCGTAATTCCGCCTTCTGGAAAGTAATTACATAAGGAACATCGTTGtatattagtttcatttctatgtcaattttatttttatagtcgTGTTCCATATTCAATGAGAAGCTGTGACTTGGAGTTGGAGTGGAAACCGTAACAAGAAGATTCGTGAAATATTTCCCTTTAGTTATGAATTCATACTTCTCACCATCTACCTTAGCAAATGCTTCAATCTGCAAATGGTTTTTCTCTTTTGATTTAGAAAGTACTCTAGATGAGATCAAGTGTTGCAAACTAAAGCCAAATTGATCGAGTTCTGAGATCTGCTTTGTTGATCCTTTCACATGGATCATGAGGTCCCCAACAGGATCAAATTCATAGTTGCCAGATATGGATACCACATCGAACCCATTTCTGTTAACCTTGACACTCATAGATTTTTTAAACCAGTCACTACCTTCCAATGATGCCACAGTATTTATTTTGGtaccaaatatattcattttgctGGTTATCTTGTCAACGTCTTTCTTCTTTCGATAGACTAAATGCGTGAAGAAGTTATTCAGATATTGATGATTGGTGGTTATTTGCAACTTGGCATCTAATGATTTTGATGCTTCGAATTTCAAAGAACTTTCAATTGTTATATTTGCAACTGATTTATCAACTCTTCTCAGTAAAATTTCAGAATGAAGTGTTTTCCGTCTTGACAGCTTGACATCTGTAGTAATGGTGAGGACTTCCCCAGTGAACAAAGCCATTTCAGTCTTAAGAAAAACATCATCCTGTTTATGTTTGTACAACTGACTAAGAGAAACGATCAGTTTATCATTGTAATGGACACTAAATTTTCCATCTATGTTGTCTTTGACTCTGGTTAACACAAATTCAGTTTTTCCTTTGTGATGTTCCTTCTGCATTTTCATATCAAAATTTCCCTTTATTATAGTTTTGTCTGATTTTTTCACGACAGAATACATTGAGTTGAAAATATCTTTGTTGCCTACTGTTAACTGAGCTGTACcattagaaaagaaattaaaatttctcGGGTCATGAACTGCCCGAATATCCGATTGCATTCGAAAATTATTAGCGTTATACATAAAGTCAAACTGGAAGTTTTTCACAGTTTCTTTTTCCAGTGAAGTTTTGAGCCGAAAATTAACTTGTTTCGCTTTCATTTCAGCTAAAAACTTAAACATTTTCTTGTTATTAACCAGTTTATAATGAGCCAAAATCTTCTCTCCTTTCATGACTCGAGTCTCTGTGTACTCAGCATTTAATGTATTATAATACCATTTCCAAGTTGCCAAACTATAGAAGtctttgaatttcatttcatatttcattgcAAATGAATCATGCATATAAGTGACAGTGCAACTGTAGGTAATATGTTCGAAACCCTCCCAAGGCAGGAACAATTCGAGTGTTGCCACAGCAGAAGTGCTACCACTTGTCTTGAACAAAGAACGGTTAATCTTCACCTTTACTTCCTTTGATGGAGCCCAGCCAACCAAAAAGCTAGCATCGACGGATTCGTGTTTCAAAGAAATATCTCCATCGAAAGCATAACTATGCTGATCCTTTGATATTGCACCTGCCTCTGCCATAAAGGCACCACCAAGCTTGTAACGTGTCTCAGCGAAAGCAACGGAACAGTCAAGTTTAATCTGCTTCCGATTCGGCAATAACAGGCTGTTCTTTATGGAAATCACTCCACCCTCATTCTGCATGTACTTAGTTTCGAAGTTAACCTCTTTTCCGTCAAACCAGTTCACGGACAACGTGTTCTCGTAGTTACGAAGATGTTCTTTCTTCAATTGGTTACTGATGGTCATTTTCTGCTTCAGATGTGTCACCTCTAAAACTGTTTTACAACCTTTCATTCCTCCGATTCCGCCGTACTTTTTGGCGTCTCCTTCTCTCTGAACATTGTGCTTGAAGTTCAGCTTGATGCTTTTGCTGCTGGCGTACATAATCTTCATCGTGCTGGCTATGTTGTTCAGAAGAAAATTGTCTTGGTGGTTGTGATCTAGATCCAACTCAAAATCGAGATCCTTTAAAATTAAGAACAAAAAAGTAttattaacataataataataataataataataataataataataataataataataatactggtgccttaaaaaaaaaaattttttttaattaaaaaaataaaaatcaagatcctttagaattaaaaacaaaaaagtattattaacataataataataataataatactgttgccttagaaaaaaaaaattaaaaaaataaaaatcaagatcctttaaaaataaagaaccaaAAAGTATTATtaacatactaataataataataataataataataataataataataattagagatagacatacaagaaacaggcacagaaaaagctaagcgcatgaaaacccgtgcaaaatctgcggccttagatattctgaatgataaatggcaagaaaaatctctctatggcaaatacccaaagagagcgaataatgcagatgttgacaaagccctgatccatcaatggctaatggcctctggcttaaaatctgaaacagaggggtttatcatagcagctcaagatcaatgcctaccaacaagaaactaccaggccaacatattaaagatcagaagcagtccaacgtgtcgtgtatgccagcaacaaaatgaaaccattgaccatgtggtctccaagtgcagtcttctagcgcctacagagtatctcaacagacacgatagagctgcacaatatattcactgggtaatttgcaaaaacctggacttgccccattataaaaactgatgggaacacaatccacccccagtgcttgaaaatgaccacatctcactcctttggaactttgccattcaaactgacagaaagatagatgcaaataggccagacatcatattgaaagacttcagacaaaaatcatgcctcctcattgatatgactgtcccaaccaacataaatgtatctgtcaagacctatcaaaaactgagcaagtataaagatcttgaaatagaaatcagcaaaatgtggaacctcaagactaaaacaatacctgttgtcataggtgccctggaaatgatagcaaaaggggctgattgctacctaactcagataccaggaaaccccaaaatggcagaaattcaaaagatagtgctcttgggaactgcccatattctacacaaaatactttctatgtaatctcaagttttaaaacaaacatgatttttttatggttttttaaacattcactagtacaacactaagtacaaaaccaaatatatgacaccctaggcataacaccaacatgaatttctaacttgttgtctcttgagatctctgggtgaggtttggagccaacttgtacaaatataaagcaaaagtcaaacatagaataataataataataatgataataataataataataatagtaactaataataatactgataataataataataataataattataataataataataataataataatcctttctactataggcacaagccccTAGATTTGTGGGgtgaggactagttgattacatcgacctcactgtttcactggtccttaatttattaacttgaaaggatgaaaggctcgCCACCATCATGTGATATACAATCCAATACCCACAGTAGCAAAGGCAAAAAaggatacataaaaataaaaaaaaaaacttggctgtgtggtaagtagccagtttaccaaacacatagttccaggttcagtcccactgcgtgacaccttgggcaagtgtcttctactatagcctcggggcgaccaaagccttgtgagtggatttggtagacagaaactgaaagaagcccgtcgtatatatgtatgtatatatatatatatatatatatatatatatgtgtgtgtgtgtgtgtgtgtttttatgtttgtgtttgtctccccaacatcgcttcacaaccgatgctggtgtatttatgtccccgtcacttagcggttcggcaaaaaagaccgatagaataagtactgggcttacataagaataagtcccggggtcgagttgctcgattaaaggcggtgctccagcatggccgcagtcaaatgactgaaacaagtaaaatttttttaaa is part of the Octopus sinensis unplaced genomic scaffold, ASM634580v1 Contig16201, whole genome shotgun sequence genome and harbors:
- the LOC115230720 gene encoding uncharacterized protein LOC115230720; the protein is MKCPTERLLTKIHESLRSEKSNQVKSFILSHLKNLKTTSDPHFQNIRAILEDHDLGTDSSGSDMDVRKYSRNYEGSMFFDSIGAGAKIDSNVIFSSKSFVPRSGNVNLTLDIFGQAVNLLELGGRIEGLEYFLESYFGPSGHLKSKSGSDSNSRFPIPGIDDKYKPTIDKLQGSAYFRLFGNELGYWRMNDAPSTSWLKDINVNKLMQKFVKESQTSFSKSAMLLDMKMVVPTCVGLPLNLSFAATSSVKLEAMGKIEMPSFKNVEIVGSLSPSAAIDVTGEMSVDAFASKAGVRMTTVAHTNTAVKVTFSMKDRQIVMSSLELPKNKMEVINVKSDFFIVHRKTEEKQKMIQKNSTNKSKCTSAAFGKITGLEVCMQVQYSNASTEKQSPFFPLTGPMVLKLDVSNKDLPKGYRMEAKLIQAQKFGFHIDTPDSKTNRKISAEVDIGQTDAHIEIDSPWRKLTFTGKSGAMPDFQLSGEFQMDYKNQKIDKYGASLTMLKTRAKQVVKWTPKFEIYTPSKQWVAEGKIEKIQDKKLNVDLSALGFFNQNVSLKFSAERVKKNYRSFISLRLNEKRYSADTNFAATPKGRGTVYSGRVGIMLPSREPIKLSSQVTYNPGVKMGFVFGVENVFTSKVQASALAIFNKKKMENILKFNLKSPKLTLKGKGNVQLKSAYFGAHLECNYVLYKHKDKVTFDAKLRDESNPDAMRYRANLSFTSQMSPKRNVLIIGKFNRNSKRIETAMDIHLGKKNPEILQTQVIVNHDFASKEKTLNYYMKIKDEKRDLDFELDLDHNHQDNFLLNNIASTMKIMYASSKSIKLNFKHNVQREGDAKKYGGIGGMKGCKTVLEVTHLKQKMTISNQLKKEHLRNYENTLSVNWFDGKEVNFETKYMQNEGGVISIKNSLLLPNRKQIKLDCSVAFAETRYKLGGAFMAEAGAISKDQHSYAFDGDISLKHESVDASFLVGWAPSKEVKVKINRSLFKTSGSTSAVATLELFLPWEGFEHITYSCTVTYMHDSFAMKYEMKFKDFYSLATWKWYYNTLNAEYTETRVMKGEKILAHYKLVNNKKMFKFLAEMKAKQVNFRLKTSLEKETVKNFQFDFMYNANNFRMQSDIRAVHDPRNFNFFSNGTAQLTVGNKDIFNSMYSVVKKSDKTIIKGNFDMKMQKEHHKGKTEFVLTRVKDNIDGKFSVHYNDKLIVSLSQLYKHKQDDVFLKTEMALFTGEVLTITTDVKLSRRKTLHSEILLRRVDKSVANITIESSLKFEASKSLDAKLQITTNHQYLNNFFTHLVYRKKKDVDKITSKMNIFGTKINTVASLEGSDWFKKSMSVKVNRNGFDVVSISGNYEFDPVGDLMIHVKGSTKQISELDQFGFSLQHLISSRVLSKSKEKNHLQIEAFAKVDGEKYEFITKGKYFTNLLVTVSTPTPSHSFSLNMEHDYKNKIDIEMKLIYNDVPYVITFQKAELRFDMKFTASLPPFKEFKVNFSGGMGKNKKGDFKFRASYSKHFIQTDISVSFRNFLEMSLVSSFDILSVTGSGEVKLTHYLDQLFTQFSVNLKYDVKEINFEIMAKREVFIIKLNTPYDFNISVEINDMSIESTDLKLIVKTPWSNKRTVKYFHKKVNDNNSLLGLNVKNANNVPEFTIDISTALQPMYKADVVVTRENKSKKYIFKVRLDPDMPERIGSLHVELPEEVMPGKVFDANFKQVSSSFSASFVYHRMEYEIELKSLKDKYLAKIKCNWDKDDKISKFVADIQFLNKYNMKKLEVTINHPARSFGFSVEMKTSREMAQILTNIHWDIEKDKKITFAIGGIRREVYLKIFYPQRILKFVVGFDDTKTTRPFMVAFLWDADRDDNKKLMLTIHTMKRDGSFSSDVAINLMPAKKIIQWTNDVTWGRTDKLFYVKSIINIDHDPKKSAEMAFGLMRENTRYGGGYRLFVSANRPLLKYGVNLELRALSPANLGIEFSYISARGDERTFALNGNYNPMAREFNITMRSPLKNVWWIFNTRMDKDYEFSFVKREGDQSTMESYMIISPSRKSMKMKIDYDKQDPAKSYLIDANVMSDKLFIVKASQAKTDRTDVDMQFRLNNEILHSNIKWRPDMTDYLMVNVPTIYLFIDPPIYLSVPLSN